The proteins below come from a single Cannabis sativa cultivar Pink pepper isolate KNU-18-1 chromosome 3, ASM2916894v1, whole genome shotgun sequence genomic window:
- the LOC115720110 gene encoding uncharacterized protein LOC115720110 isoform X2: MLDSDEDIPNAQPLPQVTLVDSDDEGEVFDENVCKIDGEPRALEYAIMVHDYEGDKNEYVGRSLHFLRDNPRSSMTKGDILRMRHQYEIHSSIQMRLPTIAERPDWDSGDWVCMYEFPFRIGFRFPFPPFVQEVLDYYEVAPSQLMPNAWRLLLGIEVIVRVKGKRVDLVDFQSSYYLKQHDTDKGRFLFTLRANKKAWVTELVPSNKRGWRKKYYFVKGDLFGTSDYEVPTSWRTLSKGLTRCPRGGYWSEARVNDLLSIPSDQRAHNKLLVLDKSCVGNLWRGAQRQEDRYYKRMTFKVCGADDAVARGKTNLLGKRSKKTTSHVVKPRVPAKEHGTGSSQLLADGVVAASPLRGDNELSIEESMINLSISSNISAYSDPASIEGHVEALLHPRDEERLRGIGVAGRANYGVSTIYQAIQAVLYLRRDTILLDQKNKALNKEHSRLRMEVENLKLEGETTKIII, from the exons ATGTTGgatagtgatgaagatattCCTAATGCTCAACCATTACCTCAAGTCACTTTGGTTGACAGTGATGATGAGGGGGAAGTTTTTGATGAGAATGTATGTAAGATTGATGGAGAGCCTCGAGCTCTTGAGTATGCGATAATGGTACATGATTATGAGGGTGACAAGAATGAGTATGTCGGGCGGTCCCTTCACTTTTTGAGGGACAACCCGAGGTCTAGTATGACTAAGGGTGATATCCTACGCATGCGACATCAATATGAGATTCATTCTTCTATACAAATGCGACTTCCAACTATCGCTGAGCGTCCCGATTGGGATAGTGGCGATTGGGTTTGTATGTATGAATTTCCTTTTAGGATTGGCTTTCGATTCCCTTTCCCTCCATTTGTACAAGAAGTATTGGACTATTATGAGGTAGCTCCTAGCCAACTTATGCCAAATGCTTGGAGGTTATTGTTGGGTATAGAAGTCATAGTTAGAGTGAAGGGTAAAAGGGTTGACCTTGTAGATTTTCAGTCAAGTTATTATCTTAAACAACACGATACAGATAAGGGTCGATTTCTATTCACTCTTAGAGCGAACAAAAAAGCTTGGGTAACGGAGCTGGTTCCGAGCAACAAGAGGGGTTGGAGGAAGAAATATTATTTTGTCAAAGGTGACCTGTTTGGAACGAGTGATTATGAGGTTCCTACTTCATGGAGAACCTTAA GTAAGGGGCTCACTCGATGTCCTCGAGGGGGGTATTGGTCCGAAGCTCGAGTTAACGACTTGCTCTCTATTCCTTCCGATCAAAGAGCCCATAACAAGCTTCTTGTTTTGGATAAATCTTGTGTTGGGAATTTGTGGAGAGGTGCGCAACGTCAAGAAG ACCGTTATTATAAGAGGATGACTTTCAAGGTTTGTGGAGCGGATGATGCTGTCGCTAGGGGTAAGACTAATTTACTTGGAAAGAGGTCTAAGAAGACCACAAGTCATGTTGTGAAACCTCGAGTTCCTGCTAAGGAACATGGAACCGGTAGCTCTCAGTTGCTAGCTGATGGTGTGGTTGCGGCTTCTCCACTGAGGGGTGACAACGAGTTGTCTATTGAGGAGAGTATGATCAACCTGTCCATCTCTTCCAACATTTCGGCCTACTCTGACCCTGCTTCTATCGAAGGTCATGTTGAGGCTCTTCTCCATCCGAGAGATGAAGAGCGTTTGAGGGGCATTGGAGTTGCGGGGCGAGCGAATTACGGTGTTTCTacgatttaccaa GCTATTCAAGCAGTCCTCTACTTAAGGCGTGACACAATTTTGCTTGATCAAAAgaacaaagctttgaacaaggAGCATTCTAGACTTAGGATGGAAGTGGAAAATTTGAAACTGGAAGGAGAGACTACCAAAATCATCATATGA
- the LOC115720110 gene encoding uncharacterized protein LOC115720110 isoform X1, with protein MGSWESVTSPLMIGVPSSTEGGAHSMLDSDEDIPNAQPLPQVTLVDSDDEGEVFDENVCKIDGEPRALEYAIMVHDYEGDKNEYVGRSLHFLRDNPRSSMTKGDILRMRHQYEIHSSIQMRLPTIAERPDWDSGDWVCMYEFPFRIGFRFPFPPFVQEVLDYYEVAPSQLMPNAWRLLLGIEVIVRVKGKRVDLVDFQSSYYLKQHDTDKGRFLFTLRANKKAWVTELVPSNKRGWRKKYYFVKGDLFGTSDYEVPTSWRTLSKGLTRCPRGGYWSEARVNDLLSIPSDQRAHNKLLVLDKSCVGNLWRGAQRQEDRYYKRMTFKVCGADDAVARGKTNLLGKRSKKTTSHVVKPRVPAKEHGTGSSQLLADGVVAASPLRGDNELSIEESMINLSISSNISAYSDPASIEGHVEALLHPRDEERLRGIGVAGRANYGVSTIYQAIQAVLYLRRDTILLDQKNKALNKEHSRLRMEVENLKLEGETTKIII; from the exons ATGGGATCTTGGGAAAGTGTAACTTCACCATTAATGATTGGGGTACCTTCTTCTACAGAAGGAGGTGCTCATTCAATGTTGgatagtgatgaagatattCCTAATGCTCAACCATTACCTCAAGTCACTTTGGTTGACAGTGATGATGAGGGGGAAGTTTTTGATGAGAATGTATGTAAGATTGATGGAGAGCCTCGAGCTCTTGAGTATGCGATAATGGTACATGATTATGAGGGTGACAAGAATGAGTATGTCGGGCGGTCCCTTCACTTTTTGAGGGACAACCCGAGGTCTAGTATGACTAAGGGTGATATCCTACGCATGCGACATCAATATGAGATTCATTCTTCTATACAAATGCGACTTCCAACTATCGCTGAGCGTCCCGATTGGGATAGTGGCGATTGGGTTTGTATGTATGAATTTCCTTTTAGGATTGGCTTTCGATTCCCTTTCCCTCCATTTGTACAAGAAGTATTGGACTATTATGAGGTAGCTCCTAGCCAACTTATGCCAAATGCTTGGAGGTTATTGTTGGGTATAGAAGTCATAGTTAGAGTGAAGGGTAAAAGGGTTGACCTTGTAGATTTTCAGTCAAGTTATTATCTTAAACAACACGATACAGATAAGGGTCGATTTCTATTCACTCTTAGAGCGAACAAAAAAGCTTGGGTAACGGAGCTGGTTCCGAGCAACAAGAGGGGTTGGAGGAAGAAATATTATTTTGTCAAAGGTGACCTGTTTGGAACGAGTGATTATGAGGTTCCTACTTCATGGAGAACCTTAA GTAAGGGGCTCACTCGATGTCCTCGAGGGGGGTATTGGTCCGAAGCTCGAGTTAACGACTTGCTCTCTATTCCTTCCGATCAAAGAGCCCATAACAAGCTTCTTGTTTTGGATAAATCTTGTGTTGGGAATTTGTGGAGAGGTGCGCAACGTCAAGAAG ACCGTTATTATAAGAGGATGACTTTCAAGGTTTGTGGAGCGGATGATGCTGTCGCTAGGGGTAAGACTAATTTACTTGGAAAGAGGTCTAAGAAGACCACAAGTCATGTTGTGAAACCTCGAGTTCCTGCTAAGGAACATGGAACCGGTAGCTCTCAGTTGCTAGCTGATGGTGTGGTTGCGGCTTCTCCACTGAGGGGTGACAACGAGTTGTCTATTGAGGAGAGTATGATCAACCTGTCCATCTCTTCCAACATTTCGGCCTACTCTGACCCTGCTTCTATCGAAGGTCATGTTGAGGCTCTTCTCCATCCGAGAGATGAAGAGCGTTTGAGGGGCATTGGAGTTGCGGGGCGAGCGAATTACGGTGTTTCTacgatttaccaa GCTATTCAAGCAGTCCTCTACTTAAGGCGTGACACAATTTTGCTTGATCAAAAgaacaaagctttgaacaaggAGCATTCTAGACTTAGGATGGAAGTGGAAAATTTGAAACTGGAAGGAGAGACTACCAAAATCATCATATGA